In one window of Eggerthella guodeyinii DNA:
- the secG gene encoding preprotein translocase subunit SecG gives MNPLLIIMLILLVVSGLGLIVFILLHSGKGTGISDMIASSVYSTQTGTSIVEKNLDRITIAFAIVFMLSLIVLMIIYPHGTISK, from the coding sequence TTGAACCCGCTCCTCATCATCATGCTCATCCTGCTCGTCGTTTCGGGCTTGGGCCTCATCGTATTCATCCTGCTGCATTCCGGCAAGGGCACGGGCATCTCCGACATGATCGCCAGCTCGGTGTACTCCACCCAGACCGGCACGAGCATCGTCGAGAAGAACCTCGACCGCATCACCATCGCCTTCGCGATCGTCTTCATGCTGTCGCTCATCGTGCTCATGATCATCTACCCGCACGGCACGATCTCAAAATAG
- a CDS encoding PLP-dependent aminotransferase family protein, with product MPFNSFDDYPMSWRPDRAQLRKPYYACLADMLEEAVRTGELPVGVSLPPQRELADFLDLNPSTVMRAYALARERGLVYGVTGKGTFVAPHAKGDLTLTADGFDEGCIELGMVTGFNQCDGMVAEAVRAVAQRGYLSKLMDYSNPCGYPHHIEAGRRWLSWKGVRSEPACVMVTSGVQNGLVVTLCALFRAGDRIAVDAYTFPNFIELAKLLGIELIPVAGDAAGMRADALDALCRSVDVRGVYLMPTCANPTTVHMPAERREDIARVAERRDLVVIEDDLGGTVEGLDGELGRPVTPRFIDLLPDRTVHIAETTKTLANSLRIAFLACSERFKDRIAHAVFNVNVKTSSLDAEVVAELILSGGAAGIVARKRQLMVEMNELYDRIFPEAPAPSFPYPLFRWMPIDLEGSSAQIEERLRAAGVRVYHGDRFRVSGEAPGSFLRVSLSTWDAPARLGHGLRVLRRELDAAGEDSCVCAAPRLP from the coding sequence GTGCCGTTCAACTCGTTCGACGACTACCCCATGAGCTGGAGGCCCGATCGCGCGCAGCTGCGCAAGCCGTACTACGCGTGCCTCGCCGACATGCTGGAGGAGGCCGTCCGCACGGGCGAGCTGCCCGTGGGCGTGAGCCTGCCGCCGCAGCGCGAGCTGGCCGACTTCCTCGACCTCAACCCCTCCACCGTCATGCGCGCCTACGCGCTGGCGCGCGAGCGCGGGCTCGTGTACGGCGTCACCGGCAAGGGCACGTTCGTCGCGCCGCACGCCAAGGGCGACCTCACGCTCACGGCCGACGGCTTCGACGAGGGCTGCATCGAGCTGGGCATGGTCACGGGCTTCAACCAGTGCGACGGCATGGTGGCCGAGGCCGTGCGCGCGGTGGCGCAGCGGGGCTACCTGTCGAAGCTCATGGACTACTCCAACCCCTGCGGCTACCCGCACCACATCGAGGCGGGGCGGCGCTGGCTGTCCTGGAAGGGCGTGCGCAGCGAGCCCGCCTGCGTCATGGTGACGTCGGGCGTGCAGAACGGGCTCGTCGTCACGCTGTGCGCGCTGTTCCGCGCCGGGGACCGCATCGCGGTGGACGCCTACACCTTCCCGAACTTCATCGAGCTGGCGAAGCTCTTGGGCATCGAGCTGATCCCCGTAGCGGGCGACGCGGCCGGCATGCGCGCCGACGCGCTGGACGCGCTGTGCCGCTCGGTGGACGTGCGGGGCGTCTACCTGATGCCCACCTGCGCGAACCCCACCACCGTCCACATGCCCGCCGAGCGGCGCGAGGACATCGCCCGCGTGGCGGAGCGGCGCGACCTCGTGGTCATCGAGGACGACCTGGGCGGCACGGTGGAGGGCCTCGACGGCGAGCTGGGACGGCCCGTCACGCCGCGCTTCATCGACCTGCTGCCCGATCGCACCGTCCACATCGCCGAGACCACCAAGACCCTGGCCAACAGCCTGCGCATCGCGTTTCTGGCCTGCTCCGAGCGCTTCAAGGACCGCATCGCGCACGCCGTGTTCAACGTGAACGTCAAGACGTCCTCGCTCGACGCCGAGGTGGTGGCCGAGCTCATCCTCAGCGGGGGAGCGGCCGGCATCGTGGCCCGCAAGCGCCAGCTCATGGTGGAGATGAACGAGCTGTACGACCGCATCTTCCCCGAGGCGCCGGCCCCGTCGTTTCCCTACCCGCTGTTCCGCTGGATGCCCATCGACCTGGAAGGGTCGTCGGCCCAGATCGAGGAGCGGCTGCGCGCGGCGGGCGTGCGCGTCTACCACGGCGACCGGTTCCGCGTCTCGGGCGAGGCGCCGGGCTCGTTTTTGCGCGTGTCGCTGTCCACCTGGGACGCGCCCGCCCGCCTCGGGCACGGCCTGCGGGTGCTCAGGCGCGAGCTGGACGCGGCCGGCGAGGACTCCTGTGTTTGTGCTGCGCCGCGCTTGCCCTGA
- a CDS encoding AzlC family ABC transporter permease: MDENPDGAAFDGAPAPAADAARTASRRARAAAAFPFAFKQTLPLMAGFAFCGLSYGVYATSIGLPAWAAPLMAVSIFAGSAEFVVADMLTASFAPLAVFLVVLMINARHLFYGISMLEKYRGAGRLRAFLRYGLIDETFALCQPLEVPHGVDRFWTYAWITGLNLVYWAGFAAVGSYVASGLPVDLTGIDFIMKALFIVIFLDCWMAEDDHRASLVGLGVALACLVAFGSEGFLVPALVSIVALLLLLRTRLEGAGANAEEEETR; this comes from the coding sequence ATGGACGAGAACCCGGACGGCGCCGCCTTCGACGGCGCACCCGCCCCCGCCGCCGACGCGGCGCGCACCGCCTCCCGCCGCGCGCGGGCGGCGGCCGCCTTCCCCTTCGCCTTCAAGCAGACGCTGCCCCTCATGGCGGGCTTCGCGTTCTGCGGGCTGTCCTACGGCGTGTACGCCACGTCCATCGGGCTTCCCGCCTGGGCCGCGCCCCTCATGGCCGTGTCCATATTCGCCGGGTCTGCCGAGTTCGTGGTGGCCGACATGCTCACCGCGTCGTTCGCGCCGCTCGCGGTGTTCCTCGTCGTGCTCATGATCAACGCGCGCCACCTGTTCTACGGCATCAGCATGCTGGAGAAGTACCGCGGCGCGGGGCGCCTGCGCGCGTTTCTGCGCTACGGCCTTATCGACGAGACGTTCGCGCTGTGCCAGCCGCTCGAGGTGCCGCACGGCGTCGACCGCTTCTGGACGTACGCCTGGATCACCGGGCTCAACCTCGTGTACTGGGCCGGGTTCGCCGCCGTGGGATCGTACGTGGCCTCGGGGCTCCCGGTGGACCTCACCGGCATCGACTTCATCATGAAGGCGCTGTTCATCGTCATCTTCCTGGATTGCTGGATGGCCGAGGACGACCACCGGGCGTCGCTCGTCGGGCTGGGCGTGGCGCTCGCGTGCCTCGTCGCGTTCGGAAGCGAGGGGTTCCTCGTGCCGGCGCTCGTGTCCATCGTGGCGCTGCTGCTGTTGCTGCGCACGCGGCTCGAAGGCGCGGGGGCGAACGCGGAAGAGGAGGAGACGCGATGA
- a CDS encoding branched-chain amino acid transporter permease — MSAVEMLVMIAAGALATQITRWASFLAFPTAEKTPKTVTYLGTVLPAAMWGLLIVYCFRTSDPLGGYHMAPELIAAAVVVGLHAWKRNMSLSMIGGTLIYLLLIRTVFA, encoded by the coding sequence ATGAGCGCGGTCGAGATGCTGGTCATGATCGCGGCCGGCGCGCTGGCCACGCAGATCACGCGCTGGGCGTCGTTTCTGGCCTTCCCCACCGCCGAGAAGACGCCGAAGACCGTCACGTACCTGGGAACGGTGCTGCCCGCCGCCATGTGGGGGCTGCTCATCGTGTACTGCTTCCGCACGAGCGACCCGCTGGGCGGCTACCATATGGCGCCCGAGCTGATCGCGGCCGCGGTGGTGGTGGGGCTGCACGCGTGGAAGAGGAACATGTCGCTGTCGATGATCGGCGGCACGCTGATCTACCTGCTGCTGATCCGCACGGTGTTCGCGTAG
- the gpmI gene encoding 2,3-bisphosphoglycerate-independent phosphoglycerate mutase, with amino-acid sequence MSQEPNARPQAPAPAGGLVLPACLVIMDGFGLAEPGPGNAISQARTPCLDEVFATRPWTKLEASGEAVGLPEGQMGNSEVGHLNIGAGRVVFQELTRINRACADGSLAANPVLNDAFAAAARPGAALHLMGLVSDGGVHSSNEHLYALARAAKAAGVGRIVVHCFMDGRDVPPKSGAGYLKELEAVLAELADDACVAEVGSISGRYYAMDRDNRWERVEQAWRAIVAAEPCTDATPAEVMAASYAADVTDEFVAPTALSGRGVREGDAVVFFNFRPDRAREITRALVDPAFAGFDRGAYPQVSFVCLTEYDPEIPAPVAYPKEFPDDVLADVLAEAGLRQYHIAETEKYAHVTFFLNGGREEPKAAEVRALIPSPKVATYDLQPEMSEPDVAATLAAAIDADEADVYIVNFANPDMVGHTGVIPAAVAAVEAVDSGVSQVLSALERKGGVALITADHGNADKMLAEDGSPFTAHTTALVPFALVDFAGTGRVLDDRQGALCDIAPTLLELVSLEAPAAMTGKSLLA; translated from the coding sequence ATGTCGCAGGAACCGAACGCGCGCCCGCAGGCCCCCGCGCCCGCAGGCGGCCTTGTGCTTCCCGCGTGCCTCGTCATCATGGACGGCTTCGGCCTGGCCGAGCCGGGCCCGGGCAACGCCATCTCCCAGGCGCGCACGCCGTGCCTCGACGAGGTGTTCGCCACCCGCCCGTGGACGAAGCTCGAAGCGTCGGGCGAGGCCGTGGGCCTGCCCGAGGGGCAGATGGGCAATTCCGAGGTGGGGCACCTCAACATCGGCGCGGGGCGCGTGGTGTTCCAGGAGCTCACCCGCATCAACCGCGCCTGCGCCGACGGCTCGCTGGCCGCGAACCCCGTGCTGAACGACGCGTTCGCGGCGGCCGCGCGGCCGGGCGCGGCGCTGCACCTCATGGGGCTCGTGTCCGACGGCGGCGTCCATTCGTCCAACGAGCACCTCTACGCGCTCGCGCGCGCCGCGAAGGCGGCCGGCGTGGGGCGCATCGTGGTGCACTGCTTCATGGACGGGCGCGACGTGCCGCCGAAGAGCGGCGCGGGCTACCTCAAAGAGCTCGAGGCCGTGCTGGCCGAGCTGGCCGACGACGCGTGCGTCGCCGAAGTCGGCAGCATCTCGGGGCGCTACTACGCCATGGATCGCGACAACCGCTGGGAGCGCGTCGAGCAGGCGTGGCGCGCTATCGTGGCCGCCGAGCCGTGCACGGACGCGACGCCCGCCGAGGTGATGGCGGCCTCCTACGCCGCCGACGTCACCGACGAGTTCGTCGCGCCCACGGCGCTCTCCGGCCGCGGGGTGCGCGAGGGCGACGCGGTCGTGTTCTTCAACTTCCGCCCCGACCGCGCCCGCGAGATCACGCGCGCGCTGGTGGACCCGGCGTTCGCCGGCTTCGATCGCGGCGCGTACCCGCAGGTGAGCTTCGTGTGCCTGACCGAGTACGATCCCGAGATCCCCGCTCCCGTGGCGTATCCCAAGGAGTTCCCCGACGACGTGCTGGCCGACGTGCTGGCCGAAGCGGGCCTTCGCCAGTACCACATCGCCGAGACGGAGAAGTACGCCCACGTGACGTTCTTCCTGAACGGCGGTCGCGAGGAGCCCAAGGCGGCCGAGGTGCGCGCGCTCATCCCCAGCCCCAAGGTGGCCACCTACGACCTGCAGCCCGAGATGAGCGAGCCCGACGTGGCCGCCACGCTGGCCGCGGCCATCGACGCCGACGAGGCCGACGTCTACATCGTGAACTTCGCGAACCCCGACATGGTGGGCCACACCGGCGTTATCCCGGCCGCCGTGGCCGCCGTGGAAGCGGTAGACTCCGGCGTGTCCCAGGTGCTCTCGGCGCTCGAGCGCAAGGGCGGCGTGGCGCTGATCACGGCCGACCACGGCAACGCCGACAAGATGCTCGCCGAGGACGGCTCGCCGTTCACGGCCCACACCACGGCGCTCGTGCCGTTCGCGCTCGTGGACTTCGCGGGCACCGGGCGGGTGCTCGACGATCGGCAGGGCGCGCTCTGCGACATCGCGCCCACGCTGCTCGAGCTCGTAAGCCTCGAAGCCCCCGCCGCCATGACGGGCAAGAGCCTGCTGGCGTAA
- the tpiA gene encoding triose-phosphate isomerase has protein sequence MRKPMMAGNWKMNNTIAEAVVLTQEISNNYEKEWVEDVDIVICPPYVDLKPAKTVLDFDKTKIAVNAQNVYWEPSGAYTGEISVPMIKEIGCAGSIVGHSERRELFGETNEDVNRKVKALVEGGLYAIVCVGESLAVRDEGTTEEYVTAQVRAAFAGVDALDAQRCVVAYEPIWAIGTGRTATPEQAEAVCAAIRATLAELYGPAVSEEMRVLYGGSMNPGNVEGLMAQPNIDGGLIGGASLKADSFVQLIKACL, from the coding sequence ATGCGCAAACCCATGATGGCGGGCAACTGGAAGATGAACAACACCATCGCCGAGGCGGTGGTGCTCACGCAGGAGATCTCGAACAACTACGAGAAGGAGTGGGTCGAGGACGTGGACATCGTCATCTGCCCGCCCTACGTCGACCTCAAGCCGGCCAAGACCGTGCTCGACTTCGACAAGACCAAGATCGCCGTGAACGCCCAGAACGTGTACTGGGAGCCCTCGGGCGCCTACACCGGCGAGATCTCGGTGCCCATGATCAAGGAGATCGGCTGCGCGGGCAGCATCGTGGGCCACTCCGAGCGCCGCGAGCTGTTCGGCGAGACGAACGAGGACGTCAACCGCAAGGTGAAGGCGCTCGTCGAGGGCGGCCTGTACGCCATCGTGTGCGTGGGCGAGTCGCTGGCCGTGCGCGACGAGGGCACCACCGAGGAGTACGTCACGGCGCAGGTGCGCGCGGCGTTCGCCGGCGTGGACGCCCTGGACGCGCAGCGCTGCGTGGTGGCCTACGAGCCCATCTGGGCCATCGGCACGGGCCGCACGGCCACGCCCGAGCAGGCCGAGGCCGTGTGCGCCGCCATCCGCGCCACGCTCGCCGAGCTGTACGGTCCGGCCGTCTCCGAGGAGATGCGCGTGCTGTACGGCGGCTCCATGAACCCGGGCAACGTCGAGGGCCTCATGGCGCAGCCGAACATCGACGGCGGCCTCATCGGCGGCGCCAGCCTCAAGGCCGACTCGTTCGTCCAGCTGATCAAGGCGTGCCTGTAA
- a CDS encoding phosphoglycerate kinase, whose amino-acid sequence MADIKTIDELDAHGKRALVRVDFNVPVKDGVVTDDTRIRAALPTIEKLVAQGARVVLMSHLGRPAGEGYEEAFSLRPAAQKLSELLGKPVVFAADTVGDDARAKAASLRDGDVLVLENLRFDKREKKNDPAFCEELAALGELYVNDAFGTAHRAHASTAGVAALLPAYAGYLMQREVGTLSGMLEEPRRPFAAILGGSKVSDKIKVIDALMDTCDTLIIGGGMCFTFLLAQGKAVGTSLKEEEWVERAAAMIAKAADSGVQLLLPVDVVCADRFAEDAETLTVSVDDIPGDMMGLDIGPETAKLYADAVAEAKTVFWNGPMGVFEMAAFEAGTKAVAEAVAANADADTIIGGGDSVAAVNKFDLADRMTFISTGGGASMELVQGEALPGVEALR is encoded by the coding sequence ATGGCCGACATCAAAACCATCGACGAGCTGGACGCGCACGGCAAGCGCGCGCTCGTGCGCGTCGACTTCAACGTGCCGGTGAAGGACGGCGTCGTCACCGACGACACGCGCATCCGCGCCGCGCTGCCCACCATCGAGAAGCTCGTCGCGCAGGGCGCGCGCGTCGTGCTCATGAGCCACCTCGGCCGCCCGGCCGGCGAGGGCTACGAAGAGGCGTTCTCGCTGCGCCCCGCCGCCCAGAAGCTCTCGGAGCTGCTGGGCAAGCCCGTCGTGTTCGCCGCCGACACGGTGGGCGACGACGCCCGCGCGAAGGCCGCGTCGCTGCGCGACGGCGACGTGCTCGTGCTGGAGAACCTGCGCTTCGACAAGCGCGAGAAGAAGAACGACCCCGCGTTCTGCGAGGAGCTGGCCGCGCTCGGCGAGCTGTACGTGAACGACGCGTTCGGCACCGCGCACCGCGCCCATGCCTCCACGGCCGGCGTCGCGGCGCTGCTGCCGGCGTACGCGGGCTACCTCATGCAGCGCGAGGTGGGCACGCTCTCGGGCATGCTCGAGGAGCCGCGCCGCCCCTTCGCCGCCATCCTCGGCGGCTCGAAGGTGTCCGACAAAATCAAGGTCATCGACGCGCTCATGGACACATGCGACACGCTCATCATCGGCGGCGGGATGTGCTTCACGTTCCTGCTGGCGCAGGGCAAGGCCGTGGGCACGTCGCTCAAGGAGGAGGAGTGGGTGGAGCGCGCGGCGGCCATGATCGCCAAGGCCGCAGACAGCGGCGTGCAGCTGCTGCTTCCGGTGGACGTCGTGTGCGCCGACCGCTTCGCCGAAGATGCCGAAACGCTCACGGTTTCGGTCGATGACATCCCCGGTGATATGATGGGCCTCGATATCGGGCCCGAGACGGCGAAGCTCTACGCGGACGCCGTGGCCGAGGCCAAGACCGTGTTCTGGAACGGCCCCATGGGCGTGTTCGAGATGGCCGCGTTCGAAGCCGGCACGAAGGCCGTGGCCGAGGCCGTGGCCGCCAACGCCGACGCGGACACCATCATCGGCGGCGGCGACAGCGTGGCCGCCGTCAACAAGTTCGACCTGGCCGACCGTATGACGTTCATCTCGACCGGCGGCGGCGCCTCCATGGAGCTGGTGCAGGGCGAGGCGCTCCCGGGCGTGGAAGCTCTTCGATAG
- the gap gene encoding type I glyceraldehyde-3-phosphate dehydrogenase, whose amino-acid sequence MAIKVGINGFGRIGRLAFRAMVNDPEIEVVAVNDLGDIPTMAHLLKYDSIHGRAFDTVEVTEDGFVADGHAVKVLSEREPANLPWGELGVDVVVESTGFFTDGTKAKAHLDAGAKKVVISAPAKNEDITIVMGVNDDQYNKDEHNIISNASCTTNCLAPFAKVLMDNFGIKRGYMNTIHSYTNDQKILDLPHKDLRRARAAAMSMIPTTTGAARAVSLVLPELKGKLDGFATRVPTPDGSMVDLTVELEKDATVEEINAAMKAAAEGPLKGILEYTEDPIVSIDIVDNPHSSIFDSGLTMVLGGEGNFVKCISWYDNEWGYSNRVKDLVKILL is encoded by the coding sequence ATGGCAATCAAAGTAGGCATTAACGGATTCGGTCGCATCGGCCGCCTGGCGTTCCGCGCGATGGTGAACGATCCCGAGATCGAGGTCGTGGCAGTGAACGACCTCGGCGACATTCCGACGATGGCCCACCTGCTCAAGTACGATTCCATCCACGGGCGCGCCTTCGACACGGTCGAGGTCACCGAGGACGGCTTCGTGGCCGACGGCCATGCGGTCAAGGTGCTCTCCGAGCGCGAGCCGGCCAACCTGCCCTGGGGCGAGCTGGGCGTCGACGTCGTCGTCGAGTCCACGGGCTTCTTCACCGACGGCACGAAGGCCAAGGCGCACCTCGACGCGGGCGCCAAGAAGGTCGTCATCTCCGCGCCGGCCAAGAACGAGGACATCACCATCGTCATGGGCGTGAACGACGACCAGTACAACAAGGACGAGCACAACATCATCTCGAACGCTTCCTGCACGACGAACTGCCTGGCCCCCTTCGCGAAGGTGCTCATGGACAACTTCGGCATCAAGCGCGGCTACATGAACACGATCCACTCCTACACGAACGACCAGAAGATCCTCGACCTTCCCCACAAGGACCTGCGTCGCGCCCGCGCGGCCGCCATGTCGATGATCCCCACCACCACGGGCGCCGCCCGCGCGGTGTCGCTCGTGCTGCCCGAGCTCAAGGGCAAGCTCGACGGCTTCGCCACCCGCGTTCCCACGCCGGACGGCTCGATGGTCGACCTCACGGTGGAGCTCGAGAAGGACGCCACCGTCGAGGAGATCAACGCCGCGATGAAGGCCGCCGCCGAGGGCCCGCTCAAGGGCATCCTGGAGTACACCGAGGACCCGATCGTCTCCATCGACATCGTGGACAACCCGCACTCCTCCATCTTCGACAGCGGGCTCACCATGGTGCTGGGCGGCGAGGGCAACTTCGTCAAGTGCATCTCCTGGTACGACAACGAGTGGGGTTACTCGAACCGCGTGAAGGACCTCGTCAAGATTCTTCTCTAG
- the whiA gene encoding DNA-binding protein WhiA encodes MSFTAEVKDELARVPPVCSHCEKATLAALVRIEGTLFFSGQGKYRIEIATDVPSVARLIIKLLHELYHLETNLTVRRSVLHKTPNYLIEVPSQPRLAPALADMGVLSADGGLELGLKPDLVEKQCCCAAYLRGAFLGSGFVSDPRGDFHFEITVENEDLAEGLVDLLDRKGIRARVMQRRSSYMVYLKSGSAILEFLAFAGAHQSALAMENARVIKSVRNDVNRMTNAEIANQAKAANASVDQLYAIRVVLEAHGMENLPPALQDFIKLRVTYPDATLKELGERANPPLSKSAVYHRVRRIEQMAKEVQG; translated from the coding sequence ATGTCGTTCACGGCGGAGGTAAAGGACGAGCTCGCGCGCGTCCCTCCGGTGTGCTCGCACTGCGAGAAGGCCACGCTGGCGGCGCTCGTGCGCATCGAGGGCACGCTGTTCTTCAGCGGCCAGGGCAAGTACCGCATCGAGATCGCCACCGACGTGCCGTCCGTGGCGCGCCTCATCATCAAGCTGCTGCACGAGCTGTACCACCTCGAGACGAACCTCACGGTACGCCGCAGCGTGCTGCACAAGACGCCGAACTACCTCATCGAGGTGCCCTCGCAGCCCCGCCTCGCGCCGGCGCTCGCGGACATGGGCGTGCTGTCGGCCGACGGCGGCCTGGAGCTGGGTCTCAAACCCGACCTCGTGGAGAAGCAGTGCTGCTGCGCGGCCTATCTGCGCGGCGCGTTCCTCGGCAGCGGCTTCGTGTCCGATCCGCGCGGCGACTTCCATTTCGAGATCACCGTGGAGAACGAGGACCTGGCCGAGGGCCTCGTCGACCTGCTCGACCGCAAGGGCATCCGCGCGCGCGTCATGCAGCGGCGCAGCTCCTACATGGTGTACCTCAAAAGCGGCAGCGCCATCCTCGAGTTCCTCGCGTTCGCCGGCGCGCACCAGAGCGCGCTGGCCATGGAGAACGCGCGCGTCATCAAGAGCGTGCGCAACGACGTGAACCGCATGACGAACGCCGAGATCGCGAACCAGGCCAAGGCCGCGAACGCCTCGGTCGACCAGCTGTACGCCATCCGCGTGGTGCTCGAGGCCCACGGCATGGAGAACCTGCCGCCCGCGCTGCAGGACTTCATCAAGCTGCGCGTCACGTATCCCGACGCCACGCTCAAGGAGCTGGGCGAGCGCGCGAACCCGCCCCTGTCGAAGTCGGCCGTCTACCACCGCGTCCGCCGCATCGAGCAGATGGCGAAAGAGGTCCAAGGCTAG
- a CDS encoding gluconeogenesis factor YvcK family protein, with amino-acid sequence MAARPFTHDPSATAAFAALRDSQPVVARDERLRVVVIGGGTGAPVSIRTLLSMGLETSAVVAMADDGGSTGILREEADVTPPGDVRKCIAAMAANPNDPLTKAFKYRFSFARNHTLGNLMLSALEDAAGSFPEAISICERLLDARGHVYPSTLDRVTLVARTRDGRSIEGQAVACHSRTALECVGLRSAHEVVPYQPALDAIRDADLIVLGPGSLFTSIIPNLLVPGVVDAIRASKGSTLFVCSLADMQGETWGLAAREHVEALMDHGMRGLLDYVLVHTPVTLRPDSPATGVFTAVTGADSEHASTADLDDLVLSGRIRPVRICYQDVKAIQAQGPVVIARDLVDPIHPTWHDPASLRDAFAGVLKLCRSRRR; translated from the coding sequence ATGGCTGCCCGCCCGTTCACCCACGATCCGTCGGCCACGGCCGCGTTCGCCGCGCTGCGCGATTCGCAGCCCGTCGTCGCCCGCGACGAGCGCCTGCGCGTCGTCGTCATCGGCGGCGGCACCGGCGCTCCCGTGTCCATCCGCACGCTTCTGTCCATGGGGCTCGAGACGAGCGCCGTCGTGGCCATGGCCGACGACGGCGGCTCCACCGGCATCCTGCGCGAGGAGGCCGACGTCACGCCCCCCGGCGACGTGCGCAAGTGCATCGCCGCCATGGCGGCGAATCCGAACGACCCGCTGACCAAGGCGTTCAAGTACCGCTTCTCGTTCGCGCGCAACCACACGCTGGGCAACCTCATGCTGTCGGCGCTCGAGGACGCGGCGGGGTCGTTTCCCGAGGCCATCTCCATCTGCGAGCGGCTGCTCGACGCGCGGGGGCACGTGTACCCCTCCACGCTCGACCGCGTGACGCTCGTGGCCCGCACGCGCGACGGCCGCTCCATCGAGGGCCAGGCCGTGGCCTGCCACTCGCGCACGGCGCTCGAGTGCGTGGGGCTGCGCTCCGCCCACGAGGTGGTCCCCTACCAGCCGGCGCTCGACGCCATCCGCGACGCCGACCTCATCGTGCTGGGCCCGGGGTCGCTGTTCACGTCCATCATTCCGAACCTGCTCGTGCCCGGCGTGGTGGACGCCATCCGCGCGTCGAAGGGCTCCACGCTGTTCGTGTGCTCGCTCGCCGACATGCAGGGCGAGACGTGGGGCCTCGCCGCGCGCGAGCACGTGGAGGCGCTCATGGACCACGGCATGCGCGGGCTGCTGGACTACGTGCTCGTGCACACCCCGGTCACGCTGCGCCCCGACAGCCCTGCCACGGGCGTGTTCACCGCGGTGACCGGCGCCGATTCCGAGCACGCTTCCACCGCCGACCTCGACGACCTCGTGCTGTCGGGCCGCATCCGCCCCGTGCGCATCTGCTACCAGGACGTCAAGGCCATCCAGGCGCAGGGCCCCGTGGTCATCGCGCGCGACCTCGTCGATCCCATTCATCCTACCTGGCACGATCCCGCGTCGCTGCGCGACGCGTTTGCGGGGGTGTTGAAGCTATGTCGTTCACGGCGGAGGTAA
- the rapZ gene encoding RNase adapter RapZ gives MSEETAGKTADQATDLRHMPELVIVTGMSGAGRTEAMHSFEDLGYFCVDNLPSSLIGNLLELTGMPGQPDEKRRLAVVCDARNRDFFASLDGELKKLKELGIDYRILFLDAADEKLVARYKSSRRRHPLCADGASIAQGIERERDLLFEVRENAHHVIDTTSMLPPQLRSTIRALFAPGEERAGLSVTVYSFGFKHGAPLDADLVMDVRFLPNPYYEPQLRALTGLDKPVRDFVLYRPETEEFQERWRALLDCVMPGYVAEGKQQLAIAVGCTGGQHRSVALAESTADYLKAKGYRVSIAHRDLSLAEGGEASARPSAAAGR, from the coding sequence ATGAGCGAAGAAACCGCAGGCAAGACGGCAGACCAGGCCACCGACCTGAGGCACATGCCCGAGCTCGTCATCGTCACCGGCATGAGCGGCGCGGGCCGCACCGAGGCCATGCACTCGTTCGAGGACCTCGGCTACTTCTGCGTGGACAACCTCCCGTCCAGCCTGATCGGGAACCTGCTGGAGCTCACCGGCATGCCCGGCCAGCCCGACGAGAAGCGCCGCCTCGCCGTGGTGTGCGACGCGCGCAACCGCGATTTCTTCGCGAGTCTGGACGGCGAGCTCAAGAAGCTCAAGGAGCTGGGCATCGACTACCGCATCCTGTTCCTCGACGCGGCCGACGAGAAGCTCGTCGCGCGCTACAAGTCCAGCCGCCGCCGCCATCCGCTGTGCGCCGACGGCGCGTCCATCGCCCAGGGCATCGAGCGCGAGCGCGACCTTCTGTTCGAGGTGCGCGAGAACGCCCACCACGTCATCGACACCACGTCCATGCTGCCGCCGCAGCTGCGCTCGACCATCCGCGCGCTGTTCGCGCCGGGCGAGGAGCGCGCGGGCCTGTCCGTCACCGTGTACTCGTTCGGCTTCAAGCACGGCGCGCCGCTCGACGCCGACCTCGTCATGGACGTGCGCTTCCTGCCGAACCCCTACTACGAGCCCCAGCTGCGCGCCCTCACGGGCCTCGACAAGCCGGTGCGCGACTTCGTGCTGTACCGTCCCGAAACCGAGGAGTTCCAGGAAAGGTGGCGCGCGCTGCTCGACTGCGTCATGCCCGGCTACGTGGCCGAGGGCAAGCAGCAGCTGGCCATCGCCGTGGGGTGCACGGGCGGCCAGCACCGCAGCGTCGCGCTGGCCGAGTCCACCGCCGACTACCTCAAGGCGAAGGGCTACCGCGTGAGCATCGCGCACCGCGACCTCTCCCTCGCCGAGGGCGGCGAGGCCTCGGCGCGTCCGAGCGCCGCCGCCGGCCGGTAG